The genomic window gggacccccgcagtgtgactgcgggggtcccgatcggtaaaaagggccgccggaggtctctcacctgcctccgtgcggtccgatcggcgctctggtcactgagcctgcacaggcaggctcaatgagcagagcgccgataacactgatcaatgctatgcctatggcatagcattcatcagtgtataaatcaaagtaatgtatgtacaagtcccccaaagggacttcaaatgtgtaaaaaaaaaaaagttaaaaacactaacacactaccccaaaacccctcccccaataaaagtctaaatcacccccctttcccattatataaataaaacatataaaaataaataaatagataaacatataatataccgtagcgtgcgtaattgtccgatctattaaaatataacaagcgtcattgcgaatggtaaacggcgtacacgacaagagggaaaaaagtgcgcggattaccgattttatgttacattatatataaaaaaaattaataaaaagtgatcaaaacgtccgatcttcacaaatatggtattaataaaaactagagatcatggcggaaaaaatgacaccccatacagccccgtaggtgaaaaaataaaaccgttataagcgtcacaatagtcccattttatttataattaattgccaaaaaaaaggatttcatttaaaaaaataacattagagaatctgcgtaaacctgcatatggttgtgttcggactgacctatagaataattgtatcatgtcgctgttaccatatagtgcattacgtagacacaggaaccccccaaacgttaccatattgcattcttttttacgatttcacctatttatatcttcataaataatatatttgggattccatcatacatgttatggtaaaatgaatgacgccattacacagtacaactattcctgtaaaaaacaagcacttacatggcctgtagataaaaaactgagagtgctagagctcttagaaggggaggagggaaaaacggaaacactaagatcaaaatttgcgcggtccactgggtcattttgggccgggtcctcaaagggttaaagtattccataaatgtaagcaatcagtacataacagtaagtccgccgcccgccgctaccgaacgcccgccactgccgccgctgtggactactctcaactactactctccccacctgctcatagcatgtgcaggtgatgggagagtagtagccgggttatatggctgagatcgccgccgcgatactgcgcagggggagccgctcatcactgcagctatcatccccctccgctcctcctcctgctgcttccttactctatgtgatagctgactccccgcccggccgtcgctctccgttcacacgtgccggcggccgggcaggaagtcagctatcacatagagtaaggaagcagcaggagggggagcggagggggatgatagctgcagtgatgagcggctccccctgcgcagtatcgcggcggcgatctcagccatataacccggctactactctcccatcacctgcacatgctatgagcaggtggggagagtagtagtttagagtagtccacagcggcggcagtggcgggcgttcagtagcggcgggcttactgtgatgtactgattgcttacatttatggaatactttggggagcaaggacacttgctccccaatgtatttcataaatgtattcaatcaaaaacactgtatattacattacatacacatccattgtaattccaatggagtgtccagcaggggcgcattatatatagaagtcaatggtactcattgacttctatatatagtgcgccccctgctggacactccataggaattacacctttcgtcgtgacgtcactgcttctgagagaattctaacacttcctggtacactaaattaagggaaatagcagtatatgagcatttcccataattaatgtacattacaaaattgtataactttccatcagtaataacatataaaaaaataattttcgccggacttctcctttaagtcaagacccaattcttttttttcttctaaagagGCCTATTAACATGGAACAGGGAAATATTAGTGTGGATGGACccagcttaacccctagacgaccctgaacgtagggttacgtcatggaagtctgtccccagacgaccctggacgtaaccctacGGCCTTGgagtttctccggctatgaagcgcgctccagagcggagcgcgcttcataggaggtgggggccggctgcagtgagcagccgggacctcaccggtaatgacacgctgcagcgatcgcactgccgtgtgtcattaaccccttaaacgcgaccacggcgtttaagtgcaagtgacagggggagtcccctgtcacttaccgatcgggacccccacagtgtgactgcgggggtcccgatcgttgaaacggaccgccggaggtctcttacctgcctccgtgcggtccgatcggcgatctgctacactgagcctgcacaggcaggctcaatgagcagatcgccgataacactgatcaatgctatgcctatggcatagcaatggtcagtgtaaaaatccaagtagtgaatgtaaaagtcccccaaagggacttcaaaagggggaaaaaaaaaagatcaaaacactaacacactaccccaaaacccctcccccaataaaagttgtaatcacccccctttcccataatataaataaaacatataaaaataaataaatagataaacatataatataccgtagcgtgcgtaattgtccgatctattaaaatataagaaGCTTCATTGTGAtcagtgaacggcgtacacgaaaagagggaaaaaagtgcgcagattaccgattttatgttacattatattttaaaaaaaaatcaataaaatgtgatcaaaacatccgatcttcacaaatatgatattaataaaaactagagatcatggcggaaaaaatgatgccctatacagccccgtaggtgaaaaaataaaaccgttataagcgtcacaataggcccatgttattaatatttaattgccaaaaaagaggatttcataaaaaaaaatatataacattagagaatctgtgtaacctgcatatggttgtgttcggactgacctatagaataatagtgtgatgtcgctgttaccatatagtgcattacgtagacacaggaaccccccaaacgttaccatattgcattcttttttacgatttcaccaatttatatcttcataaataatatatttgggattccatcatacatgttatggtaaaatgaaagacgccattacaaagtacaactattcctgtaacaaacaagcacttacatggcctgtagatagaaaactgagagtgctggagctcttagaaggggaggagggaaaaacggaaacactaagatcaaaatttgcgcggtccactgggtcattttgggcctggtcctcaaagggttaaagggtttgaAATTATTTGGGATACACTCTTAGTTATCAATGTGATGACAAAATATTTTGATCTGtggaacatgttttttttttgtttgttcgcTTATTTGTTATTATGTCATAATGATGTTTTCATTTGCGATTTACTACGACACATTGTTCTGATGTTGCATGACATTGTATTGTTGCACAGTTGATTATTGGCTGTGTTTGTATTATttgaaaaatgtattaaaatgtaaatcattaataaaaaaatgtaactgACTTAATGGACTACAGTCTCCCCCCCCAACTAAAATAATGTATGTAAATATGAGGGAAAAAAGAGGAAAGAAAAGTTCTAGGACAAAGTGTAAAGTTtcaactattatattattatattattttccaTTTAATGTAATAAAGCTCAGGAGAGCGTGATCCCTGTGTTCCCCGCCGTCTTACAACATTCTGCATAAAGCTATaaaaggtggaggggggagactgAACCAACGAGAGCAGGGACGCTCAGCCAAGTTCTCACATCTGCGTCAGTCCATGTTCCGTCTTCTTATATCTGCATCATTTATTTCTGAGCTCCACATTTACAATAAGGTCAAATATTATACAAGTAACATCCTTATTCTTCaccttattattttattaacgTTTTATGCTATTGTTCTGCATATTGTGCTTCTTTGTTTTTACAGTATTGTTGCAGCCTCTCTCCTCACATATAGCAATatctactattaggctatgttcacatgccgtAAGACACCGGCCCTTCTGTGACCCGCTATGCGACTTCTGCGGCCGCTATgcaatgaatagcgaccgcacaaaaacttttttgtgtggctgctagcgatcccggacggagtgtatactatctgtatgtataattaatactgaacttacgttgtgtgaacatagcctaagggtcttGTAAACATGAAGAGACAAGAACGTCACTAATCACATATAATACTCTGCAGCAAGCTGCGCCAGGTCAGTCTTATCATAAGCCAagcttatttctttattttttttaggctattctcacacaatgtataaataacggccgttgttttaaatgtaaattgcattgaagtctatggacaacggtCAGAAAtaattgactttcattatttttAAATCTCAGGCGATCAAAGACCAATGTTTGCTACATTCCTGTGGGTGGAATGATAAAAAGATTAAACGTTTCTCTGCCAACCTTCACTGATTGCTGAGATGATGATCGTCGTCTCTCCTGGTTCCTTACGTGACACACaggtcattatatatatatgtgaacatagccctagagcCCTTCATTTGAGGCTCGGTTTGGATGAACCTGCCAAgctaaacttttgaaaagttctctcatctcttatcaggattatactatatatacttttgataattattttttttttcaggctatGTTTCAACAAAATGATTCTCTGATCCATCTCTTGGGATTCCATAGTTCACAAAATCTAAATTACTTGTACTTTTCTCTTCTCCTCCTGATCTTCTTGCTTACACTGTCTGAAAATCTCCTGTTGGTAACTTTGGTCAGATACAGCCGTGATCTCCATCGGCCCATGTACCTTTTCTTGATGCAGCTGTCCATCGCAGACCTCTTACTGACCATAGATATCGTCCCTATATTGTTCCATGTTCTACTCCATAAAGTTGGGGTCATTGCTTTTCCAACCTGCTTTGTACAGTTTTATATATTTGCCTGCTCTGAATGTTCTGAGTGTCTTCTCCTGACGGTGATGTCCTATGACAGATATTTGGCTATCTGTAACCCCTTAAGTTACACCACCATCATGAATCATAGCGTATGTCTTAAACTGATCACCATGAACTGGTTACTGAGTTTCTTAATCTCGATGGTAGAACTGGTATCAATCTCCACGTTAGAATATTGTGGAGCACATACAATCGACCACTTCTTCTGTGACCTGCTTCCAATCCTAGAACTATCGTGTTCAGATATTAGAAGTTTCCAGGTGGAGATTGTGTTGATCGCCATACTTGTTCTTATTGTTCCCTTTACAATAGTCATAATGTCCTATAGTTGGATCATCTGTGTCATCCTCAGGATCCCATCCAGTACCGgtagacagaaagccttctccacctgtagctcccacctcattgtggtctCCATATTCTATGGAACTTTATTTGGGGTTTATGTTCTTAAAGGACAATCTCTTAGTATATCCAAACTCCTGTCACTGATGTATACTGTGGGAACGCCGCTGATGAACCCAATAATATACAGCTTAAGAAACACACAAATCCTTAAAGCCTTTGGGGCTTTTAAAagttatgtcctgcagaaaatataAAAGGCTAACTTAGAAGTCatgatactgtatattacattatagtCATAATATATTACAAAAATCGGTATATAGGCCGCTTGTTGTCTAGTTGTTCGTGACAGGACTATCCTTTAAAGGGGCTATATGGTGAGTGTCTGAAAAAAGTATCTGGGTCTTACTTGCAGTTGTTCCCTGTCATTTCTCCTGCTTCCCCGGTGCACCATTCCTCCCATCTGCCCATTACATTACTCTGCCTGTACTTCCTGCTGTGTACCACTGtctgactacatctcccagcaggctTTTCGGTGCTGTCACATGGGCCAGTGCCTCCTCCTTCCTTGGCTGAACTGAACATATAAGAAGTACATTTTGTAATCTTCAAATACAATCTGACTCAAGCACTACcggcatgtatgtatatatgtcagCCCACTGGTTTTTGGATTGTCCCGTACGGAAAATAAACCTCACACCGACGAGGTGCTCACTGTTCATCAGAACAATGCAATGTCAATCAAAATAGAAGTAAAGTGAGCGGCACTCACGTGAGTGCCGCTGGCTTTACTTCAACTTTCATTGACATTTTGTAAAGGACCATGCCATGATGGATTAGGCAGCTGAAAATGTTGTCTATCCGGAATACCTCTTTTAAGTGTATTcatatctgtaatttacttcttttaatctcaggtcttccagttcttatcatctgttgtatgttCTACATATCTATCGCTATGTCTATGTctatgataaatactggaagactttagattttttaatagaagtaaattacaaatctctggcactagttgatttgaaagactttttttttttcccgttggTGTTGCCCTTTGAGTCCTATACACAGTATCTACAGAATAGGACATAACtaagagattggggggggggggggggaccctccCTCTGTGATCTTGTGTATGGGGACCCCAAAGTCTCCACTGAATCCTTCATGCTCCCATTTAATTCATTGCCTATGGATCTGTCAACAAGAGCCAGAATCTGAATTTGGCCTATtttggcggctccatagagaggTAAAACAGGGAGGAGGGGTCTGAGGCTGCAGCTGCTTAGCGCTCTCAAGATGATCTTGCTGTGCAGTCCAGCTCCTCCATACGT from Dendropsophus ebraccatus isolate aDenEbr1 chromosome 1, aDenEbr1.pat, whole genome shotgun sequence includes these protein-coding regions:
- the LOC138785622 gene encoding olfactory receptor 10A7-like; its protein translation is MYLFLMQLSIADLLLTIDIVPILFHVLLHKVGVIAFPTCFVQFYIFACSECSECLLLTVMSYDRYLAICNPLSYTTIMNHSVCLKLITMNWLLSFLISMVELVSISTLEYCGAHTIDHFFCDLLPILELSCSDIRSFQVEIVLIAILVLIVPFTIVIMSYSWIICVILRIPSSTGRQKAFSTCSSHLIVVSIFYGTLFGVYVLKGQSLSISKLLSLMYTVGTPLMNPIIYSLRNTQILKAFGAFKSYVLQKI